From a single Microbacterium murale genomic region:
- a CDS encoding PfkB family carbohydrate kinase — protein sequence MLTRAEADDRVAQDAHKPRVIHTGQALVDLVIEVADLPVRGQNLMADSVAEYAGGSVTVLLAAARLGAQCLHAGSIGTGPYGDLIREALDADGIAASAPPVTTHDTGVCVVLIEPSAERTFVTTLGAEREITVDSLSSADVQPGDLVCVTGYSLAVAQTRDPLLAWLKALPEYAVVVLDPGAAFAALPADVRDTMLARTDVWTGNAEEATDLLAALSVRVEAPIEASEREIVAHARELAPLMRAGAVIIVRDGAEGCAVHAHGESTYVPGFPQTPVDTNGAGDTHTGALLAGIADGSTWVDACRRANAAAAIKVTRRGPTTAPTAVEVEEFLRGR from the coding sequence ATGCTCACCCGTGCCGAGGCCGATGACCGAGTCGCGCAGGATGCGCACAAGCCTCGAGTGATCCACACCGGACAGGCTCTGGTCGACCTGGTCATCGAAGTGGCAGACCTTCCCGTGCGCGGGCAGAACCTGATGGCCGACTCCGTCGCCGAGTACGCCGGCGGCTCTGTGACCGTGCTGCTCGCGGCAGCTCGCCTGGGTGCGCAGTGCCTGCATGCCGGATCGATCGGGACCGGCCCGTACGGTGACCTGATCCGTGAAGCGCTGGATGCTGATGGCATCGCAGCATCCGCCCCGCCAGTGACCACGCACGACACCGGCGTATGCGTCGTGCTGATCGAACCCTCCGCGGAGCGCACATTCGTCACGACGCTGGGCGCCGAGCGTGAGATCACCGTCGACTCGCTCTCGAGCGCCGACGTGCAGCCCGGTGACCTCGTCTGCGTCACCGGATACTCGCTCGCCGTCGCGCAGACCCGTGATCCTCTGCTGGCCTGGTTGAAGGCCCTTCCCGAGTACGCGGTCGTCGTCCTCGACCCCGGAGCGGCCTTCGCCGCGCTGCCGGCAGACGTGCGCGACACGATGCTGGCCCGCACCGACGTGTGGACCGGCAATGCAGAGGAGGCGACCGATCTGCTGGCCGCGCTGTCTGTTCGGGTCGAGGCGCCGATAGAAGCATCCGAACGTGAGATCGTGGCTCACGCCCGGGAGCTTGCTCCGCTGATGCGCGCCGGGGCGGTCATCATCGTCCGCGACGGCGCTGAGGGGTGTGCCGTGCATGCGCACGGCGAGAGCACCTACGTGCCGGGCTTTCCGCAGACTCCCGTCGACACCAACGGCGCGGGCGACACCCACACCGGCGCGCTGCTCGCAGGCATCGCCGACGGTTCGACGTGGGTGGATGCCTGCCGGCGTGCCAACGCCGCGGCCGCGATCAAAGTCACACGACGTGGACCTACGACGGCTCCTACTGCAGTCGAGGTTGAGGAGTTCCTCCGCGGGAGGTGA
- a CDS encoding MFS transporter, with protein MTTTQPIAVRQAGPAVAPHTRTSRARFGFALAVVAQILMMAGASAPSPFYPVLAEQIGFAAIVITAVFAVYAIALLLTLLTAGSLSDHVGRRPVVIVGFVLLAGSMLLFSHADSVALLVMARIIQGIASGLLLSALSAAVLDLAPPARPATAALWNALSPGIGLATGALLSGVALDIMGEPLLDVFGPLTAVYGILAVLFFFAPETAPKKPGVWASLQFRLSIPQGIRADFWRAAPAVVAGWATGGLFLSLGANIVHNQLGGIAHIWQGLGVVLLAGVGAITAFVLRRRSPRTITIFGTAALAAGTALSLGALALGSLAAYLIAAAVTGMGFGTAFSGVIASLAPRIPATERADTFAVIYVLAYLAFGVPAVIAGMLVGVVGLGAVCVGYGVIVISLSVLALVFRVRRAA; from the coding sequence ATGACCACGACCCAACCGATCGCCGTTCGACAGGCCGGCCCCGCGGTCGCGCCCCACACCCGCACCTCGCGTGCACGGTTCGGATTCGCCCTCGCGGTAGTGGCGCAGATCCTGATGATGGCCGGCGCGAGCGCCCCGTCGCCGTTCTACCCGGTTCTCGCCGAGCAGATCGGCTTCGCCGCGATCGTGATCACCGCCGTGTTCGCGGTCTACGCGATCGCGCTGCTGCTCACGCTGCTCACGGCCGGATCGCTGTCGGACCACGTCGGCCGCCGCCCGGTCGTGATCGTCGGGTTCGTGCTTCTGGCCGGCAGCATGCTGCTCTTCTCGCACGCGGACTCGGTGGCGCTGCTCGTCATGGCACGGATCATCCAGGGCATCGCGAGCGGACTGCTGCTCTCGGCGCTCTCGGCAGCCGTGCTCGACCTCGCACCTCCTGCTCGCCCAGCCACAGCGGCGCTGTGGAACGCGCTGTCCCCCGGCATCGGCCTCGCGACCGGCGCGCTCCTGTCGGGGGTCGCACTCGACATCATGGGCGAACCACTGCTCGATGTGTTCGGACCGCTCACCGCGGTGTACGGCATCCTCGCGGTGCTCTTCTTCTTCGCACCTGAGACGGCGCCGAAGAAGCCGGGCGTGTGGGCGTCGCTGCAGTTCCGCCTGTCGATTCCACAGGGCATCCGCGCGGACTTCTGGCGCGCAGCCCCCGCCGTCGTCGCGGGTTGGGCCACCGGTGGCCTGTTCCTCTCCCTCGGGGCGAACATCGTGCACAACCAACTCGGCGGAATCGCTCACATCTGGCAGGGGCTGGGAGTCGTGCTTCTCGCTGGAGTCGGAGCGATCACCGCGTTCGTCCTCCGGCGACGCTCGCCGCGGACGATCACGATCTTCGGCACCGCGGCCCTCGCCGCAGGCACGGCCCTGTCACTCGGGGCGCTCGCGCTAGGCTCTCTCGCGGCCTATCTCATCGCGGCCGCGGTGACGGGAATGGGCTTCGGCACCGCGTTCTCCGGTGTGATCGCTTCGCTCGCGCCACGCATCCCCGCCACGGAGCGCGCCGACACGTTCGCCGTGATCTACGTGCTCGCGTATCTCGCGTTCGGCGTGCCCGCCGTCATCGCCGGGATGCTGGTGGGCGTCGTCGGCCTCGGCGCTGTGTGCGTCGGCTACGGCGTGATCGTCATCTCGCTGTCGGTGCTGGCGCTGGTGTTCCGGGTGCGACGGGCGGCGTGA
- a CDS encoding ArsR/SmtB family transcription factor translates to MPGDLPHPERSDIHLTDVLFALSDPERLAIARQLADGPLDMAACHATDPNLPKSTKSHFMKVLREAGVIRNEPNGRRRMLTLRRDDLDALFPGLLDSVLQN, encoded by the coding sequence ATGCCCGGTGATCTGCCGCATCCGGAGCGCTCCGACATCCACCTGACGGACGTGCTCTTCGCGCTCAGCGACCCCGAGCGCCTCGCGATCGCGCGTCAGCTCGCCGACGGCCCGCTCGACATGGCGGCCTGCCATGCCACCGACCCGAACCTGCCGAAGTCGACCAAGTCGCACTTCATGAAGGTGCTGCGCGAAGCCGGCGTCATCCGCAACGAGCCCAATGGGCGTCGACGGATGCTGACGCTACGGCGCGACGATCTCGATGCGCTGTTCCCTGGGCTGTTGGATTCGGTGCTTCAGAACTAA
- a CDS encoding MFS transporter, translated as MRFHLGPYLAFAAFGVFWGTWGAALPALRDEAQLTEGQLGAALLCVGAGALPAMLFTGRAVDRFGVRITGLLLLALAGSGILLAWQATDPLSITIAMLLIGATSGASDVAANALAALGEARSHRRVITLSHAVFSSFVVAASLGAGALRAAGHDVTFVFSVAGLLMAAAGAIVFIRGDGRPLSESPVAATSGGGTARIWPFIAIGSVGALGFAAENAHQSWSAIFLEDELHVGLGFAALAPATFAAAAAITRFTVGSSARIPDRVLLIGGATVASIGSVVVAFATSIPVALMGLAFAAIGMSVLFPTLLSSSLRGVPDERRGRATSAIGATAYLGFVFGPVYVGMLAGLIGLRGAMIGVAALTAVFALAAPMARRLVTGSNQGHGLRRVGAS; from the coding sequence ATGCGCTTCCATCTAGGTCCTTATCTCGCGTTCGCCGCGTTCGGTGTCTTCTGGGGCACGTGGGGTGCAGCACTTCCCGCACTCCGCGACGAGGCCCAGCTGACCGAGGGCCAGCTGGGCGCTGCGCTCCTCTGCGTTGGCGCGGGCGCGCTTCCCGCCATGCTTTTTACCGGGAGAGCCGTCGACCGTTTCGGGGTGCGTATCACCGGCCTTCTTCTTCTCGCACTCGCCGGCTCCGGCATCCTGCTCGCCTGGCAGGCGACGGATCCCCTTTCGATCACGATCGCGATGCTGCTGATCGGAGCGACCTCCGGGGCATCGGATGTCGCCGCGAATGCCCTTGCCGCGCTCGGCGAGGCGAGGTCGCATCGGCGCGTCATCACGCTCAGTCACGCCGTCTTCTCGTCATTCGTCGTCGCCGCGAGCCTCGGAGCAGGAGCGCTTCGCGCCGCCGGCCACGACGTCACCTTCGTCTTCAGCGTCGCGGGGCTGCTGATGGCGGCAGCGGGAGCAATCGTGTTCATCCGTGGCGACGGGCGACCACTCTCAGAGTCCCCGGTCGCTGCGACCTCAGGAGGCGGCACCGCACGCATCTGGCCCTTCATTGCCATCGGATCAGTCGGAGCGCTCGGATTCGCCGCCGAGAACGCTCACCAGAGCTGGAGTGCGATCTTCCTCGAAGACGAGCTGCACGTCGGACTCGGGTTCGCCGCGCTGGCGCCCGCTACTTTCGCCGCGGCCGCGGCCATTACGCGCTTCACGGTCGGATCATCGGCTCGCATCCCCGATCGAGTGCTACTCATCGGCGGCGCCACCGTGGCCTCGATCGGGTCAGTCGTCGTCGCATTCGCAACCAGCATCCCCGTCGCGCTAATGGGCCTCGCGTTCGCGGCGATCGGGATGTCGGTACTGTTCCCCACACTTCTCAGCAGCTCGCTCCGCGGCGTCCCGGACGAGCGTCGCGGCCGTGCGACGTCCGCGATCGGGGCCACGGCGTATCTGGGCTTCGTGTTCGGTCCGGTGTACGTGGGCATGCTCGCGGGTCTGATCGGCCTTCGCGGAGCCATGATCGGCGTCGCGGCACTCACTGCCGTGTTCGCGCTGGCAGCGCCGATGGCTCGTCGACTGGTCACGGGGAGCAACCAGGGGCACGGGCTCCGAAGGGTTGGCGCGTCCTGA
- a CDS encoding LacI family DNA-binding transcriptional regulator, which translates to MNTKRVTMRDVAAAAGVAPMTVSYTYTRPGRVASGTRDRVLAAAARLGYAGPDPVARSLRSGSTRNLGVVLGEHLSYAFEDPQAARFLAGVSQVCVDNHLGLVLIPSAGDAGDVDRIREAAVDGFVLWTTEVGDPVLDAVAATGRPAAIQGGPAAVAGIHAVAADDREAARTIALHMLRDAESPLILSHPLDRERWSGIVRGQQSDVRFPVTSARLAGFRDAVEQAGRMWETTPVAVAARNTREEGRLMMRSALAQFRPDVVIAMSDQLAAGALDVLGGSARVSGWDDSEIAELLGFSGIRQSLYDQGVECAKIAAGLGSSDQRPSWSLVRR; encoded by the coding sequence GTGAACACCAAGCGGGTGACGATGCGTGACGTCGCGGCGGCGGCGGGCGTCGCGCCCATGACTGTCAGCTACACCTACACCCGCCCCGGTCGGGTTGCTTCCGGCACTCGCGATCGCGTTCTCGCCGCGGCCGCCCGCCTCGGCTACGCGGGACCGGATCCGGTGGCGCGTTCGCTGCGCAGCGGATCCACGCGGAATCTCGGGGTGGTCCTCGGCGAGCACCTCAGCTACGCATTCGAAGATCCGCAGGCCGCTCGCTTCCTGGCCGGCGTGTCCCAGGTCTGCGTTGATAATCACCTCGGGCTCGTTCTCATCCCGAGCGCGGGCGACGCTGGCGACGTCGACAGGATACGAGAGGCCGCCGTCGACGGCTTCGTGCTCTGGACGACGGAGGTCGGAGACCCCGTGCTCGATGCGGTCGCCGCGACTGGTCGACCGGCAGCCATCCAGGGAGGCCCGGCGGCGGTCGCCGGAATTCACGCGGTCGCCGCAGATGATCGCGAGGCCGCCCGGACGATCGCGCTCCACATGCTGCGGGATGCCGAGTCGCCGCTGATCCTTTCGCATCCGCTCGACCGCGAACGGTGGAGCGGCATCGTGCGGGGGCAGCAGTCGGACGTGCGCTTCCCGGTCACCAGTGCTCGCCTGGCGGGATTCCGCGATGCCGTAGAACAGGCCGGACGCATGTGGGAGACGACGCCGGTCGCGGTCGCCGCCCGCAACACACGTGAAGAAGGACGCCTCATGATGAGGTCCGCGCTCGCGCAGTTTCGTCCGGATGTGGTCATCGCGATGAGCGACCAGCTCGCAGCGGGGGCGTTGGATGTGCTGGGCGGCTCGGCGCGCGTCAGCGGCTGGGATGACAGTGAGATCGCGGAGCTACTCGGCTTCTCCGGCATCCGGCAGTCGCTCTACGACCAGGGTGTGGAGTGCGCGAAGATTGCCGCCGGACTCGGGTCGTCGGATCAGCGGCCGTCGTGGTCGCTTGTGCGGCGCTAG
- a CDS encoding MarR family winged helix-turn-helix transcriptional regulator, translating into MSTRPPQLSPTELAAYFAFTEVSSLLRHAVEKQLREAGKLSYVQFQLLARLRDAPGGSQRMTDLADDLVYSRSGLTYQAQLLEQRRLLTRAPSPEDERSTIAAITDEGREVLAKVFPGHIEVVSSLLFESLAEQDVEVLARVMTQVSGHLRANPPRSATRKRSSDSARRVSTREP; encoded by the coding sequence ATGAGCACACGCCCTCCCCAGCTCTCACCGACCGAGCTTGCGGCCTACTTCGCCTTCACCGAGGTGAGCAGCCTTCTGCGGCACGCGGTGGAGAAGCAGTTGCGTGAGGCCGGGAAGCTCAGCTACGTGCAGTTCCAATTGCTCGCCCGACTGAGAGACGCACCTGGCGGCAGCCAGCGCATGACGGACCTCGCGGACGACCTCGTATACAGCCGCAGCGGGCTGACGTATCAGGCGCAGTTGCTCGAGCAGCGCAGACTCCTCACGCGCGCGCCCTCACCCGAAGACGAGCGGAGCACGATCGCCGCGATCACAGACGAAGGTCGCGAGGTGCTCGCGAAGGTGTTCCCCGGACACATCGAAGTCGTCAGCAGCCTGCTGTTCGAGTCTCTCGCCGAGCAGGATGTCGAAGTGCTCGCCCGGGTCATGACACAGGTCAGCGGTCACCTGCGCGCGAATCCGCCGCGGTCTGCGACGCGGAAGCGATCCAGCGATTCCGCACGACGCGTCAGCACGCGCGAACCCTAG
- a CDS encoding NADP-dependent oxidoreductase, which translates to MKAVRFHEVGGPEVLQYGEIERPDPAAGQVRLRVAASAFSAADNGMRAGFLPIPLTLPHVPGYDVSGTVDAIGDGVDGFAVGDAMIGFLPMGEDGGAAEYVVAPADVLVAAPTSVALADAAALPSVALTAWQALFDDGRLEAGQRLLIVGAGGVVGKYAISLAKRAGARVIATASPRSIDAVRAAGADEIIDHTEIAVLDAVSEPVDILLNLAPIEPAEFTSLVRLVRDGGVVVSTTAWMPAPDDVERNVRSAVVFVRSDIERLAELVSLVDSGDLHLEVTRRIPLIELPALHAEAAEGRIAGKVIVVP; encoded by the coding sequence ATGAAGGCAGTACGGTTCCACGAAGTGGGCGGACCAGAGGTGCTCCAGTACGGCGAGATCGAGCGGCCCGATCCGGCCGCGGGTCAGGTGCGGCTGCGCGTCGCAGCATCCGCGTTCAGCGCCGCGGACAACGGCATGCGCGCAGGATTCCTGCCGATTCCGCTGACCCTCCCGCACGTGCCGGGATATGACGTTTCCGGCACTGTCGATGCGATCGGTGATGGAGTCGACGGGTTCGCTGTCGGCGACGCGATGATCGGCTTCCTGCCGATGGGCGAGGACGGAGGAGCCGCGGAGTACGTCGTCGCCCCGGCGGACGTGCTCGTCGCGGCACCGACCAGCGTTGCGCTTGCGGATGCTGCGGCACTGCCCTCTGTTGCGCTGACCGCGTGGCAGGCGCTGTTCGACGACGGGCGGCTTGAGGCCGGTCAGCGGTTGCTCATCGTCGGAGCCGGTGGAGTCGTGGGGAAGTACGCCATCTCTCTGGCGAAGCGGGCCGGTGCGCGCGTGATCGCGACCGCGAGCCCGCGGAGCATCGATGCCGTGCGAGCTGCCGGCGCGGACGAGATCATCGACCACACGGAGATCGCCGTGCTCGACGCGGTCTCCGAGCCGGTCGACATCCTGCTCAACCTGGCCCCCATCGAGCCGGCCGAGTTCACCTCCCTGGTGCGCCTCGTTCGCGATGGTGGGGTCGTGGTGAGCACCACGGCCTGGATGCCGGCGCCCGACGACGTCGAGCGGAACGTGCGCTCTGCCGTCGTCTTCGTCCGCAGCGACATCGAACGGCTCGCCGAGCTGGTGTCACTCGTCGACAGCGGCGATCTCCACTTGGAGGTAACCCGCCGCATCCCGCTCATCGAGCTGCCGGCACTGCACGCGGAGGCCGCGGAAGGCCGGATCGCGGGCAAGGTCATCGTGGTTCCCTGA
- a CDS encoding TetR/AcrR family transcriptional regulator, with protein MMTDADAKAPRTNPRYDPDRRERIITSCLDVIAEHGVAGTSHRRVAATAGVPLGSMTYHFAGMNELLREAFGRFSREIAEQFERRLSAAATTEEAREAVVLLITEDVFGTERDLVLTHELYTLAAREAPYRELTSAWMARSRAALERHFDPVTARMLDAMIEGLTIHRALDVVPHDRDVARTAVERIVGR; from the coding sequence ATGATGACGGATGCCGACGCCAAGGCGCCGCGGACCAACCCACGCTACGACCCTGATCGGCGCGAGCGGATCATCACCAGCTGCCTCGACGTCATCGCCGAGCACGGCGTCGCGGGCACATCGCACCGCCGCGTGGCGGCCACTGCCGGGGTTCCCCTCGGTTCGATGACCTACCACTTCGCCGGCATGAACGAGTTGCTGCGCGAAGCGTTCGGTCGCTTCAGCCGCGAGATCGCGGAACAGTTCGAACGCCGGCTGTCTGCGGCGGCGACCACGGAGGAGGCGCGCGAAGCCGTGGTGCTGTTGATCACCGAAGACGTCTTCGGCACCGAGCGCGACCTCGTGCTCACCCACGAGCTCTACACGCTCGCCGCGCGCGAGGCGCCCTATCGCGAGCTCACCAGCGCGTGGATGGCGCGCAGCCGCGCAGCATTGGAGAGGCACTTCGACCCAGTCACGGCACGGATGCTGGACGCGATGATCGAGGGGCTGACGATTCATCGCGCGCTCGACGTGGTGCCTCACGATCGAGACGTCGCGCGAACCGCGGTGGAGCGGATCGTCGGGCGCTGA
- a CDS encoding MFS transporter: protein MSSSTTVDPAVRRARVGVALLFLTNGALFANILPRYPEIKAQLGLDAATYGLAIAAFPAGAMVAGLGAAVLIRRFGSAKVAVVGTILTSLGILAAGLAPSAFFFALGLFLGGAADAITDVGQNAHSLRVQRGYGRSIINSFHAIWSIGAVLGGSMSAAAIAMALPLGIHLGISAIVFGVVSLVALRMCLRGRDDVTEEEAIAGGSEIGGALRRGISGKTVFVIVALVLLAIAGAVVEDAGMSWATLYLGADLAAPAAIATTGYIALVGAQFIGRMIGDRMVDRFGQRAVARAGGLLIAVGMGTALAFPTVPGTILGFAVAGFGSATLIPAALQAADALPGLRHGAGLTIVSWLLRLGFLLSPPFVGFIADNAGLRAGLLVVPIAGAVAIVCAGVLERRRTA, encoded by the coding sequence ATGTCTTCTTCGACCACCGTCGACCCGGCCGTGCGTCGTGCACGCGTCGGCGTCGCGCTGTTGTTCCTCACGAACGGGGCACTGTTCGCGAACATCCTGCCGCGCTACCCCGAGATCAAGGCTCAACTGGGGCTCGATGCGGCCACCTACGGGCTCGCCATCGCCGCGTTCCCGGCCGGCGCGATGGTCGCAGGGCTCGGAGCCGCCGTGCTCATCCGCCGCTTCGGCTCGGCGAAGGTGGCGGTGGTCGGCACCATCCTCACGAGCCTCGGAATCCTCGCCGCCGGCCTCGCACCGTCGGCCTTCTTCTTCGCGCTCGGTCTCTTCCTCGGCGGTGCGGCGGATGCCATCACCGATGTCGGCCAGAACGCGCACAGTCTTCGAGTGCAGCGCGGATACGGACGCTCGATCATCAACTCCTTCCACGCGATCTGGTCGATCGGTGCGGTGCTCGGCGGATCGATGTCTGCTGCGGCGATCGCAATGGCTCTGCCCCTCGGCATCCATCTGGGCATCTCGGCGATCGTGTTCGGCGTCGTGTCGCTCGTCGCTCTGCGGATGTGCCTGCGCGGCCGCGATGACGTCACCGAGGAGGAGGCGATCGCCGGCGGCTCGGAGATCGGGGGAGCGCTGCGACGCGGAATCTCGGGGAAGACCGTGTTCGTGATCGTCGCGCTCGTGCTGCTCGCTATCGCCGGCGCGGTCGTGGAGGATGCCGGGATGTCATGGGCGACCCTCTACCTCGGCGCGGATCTCGCCGCACCGGCGGCGATCGCCACCACCGGATACATCGCTCTCGTCGGCGCGCAGTTCATCGGGCGGATGATCGGTGACCGCATGGTCGACCGATTCGGGCAGCGTGCAGTCGCCCGTGCCGGCGGACTCCTCATCGCGGTCGGCATGGGGACGGCTTTGGCGTTCCCGACGGTTCCGGGCACGATTCTCGGCTTCGCGGTGGCCGGATTCGGCAGCGCGACCCTCATCCCCGCTGCCCTTCAGGCTGCTGATGCCCTGCCCGGTCTGCGGCACGGCGCGGGCCTCACGATCGTGTCGTGGTTGCTGCGACTCGGGTTCCTGCTCTCGCCGCCATTCGTGGGGTTCATCGCCGACAACGCCGGGTTGCGGGCAGGGTTGCTCGTCGTGCCGATCGCCGGTGCAGTGGCGATCGTGTGCGCGGGGGTGCTGGAGCGGCGGCGCACCGCGTGA
- a CDS encoding ABC transporter substrate-binding protein, translated as MRLRIIIISVIAAATLGLAGCGAASGPASNDAASAAAGGSDGFPLTVENCDADVTIEHTPQRAVSLNQSATEIMIALGLEDRIAGTSYETDPIGEDIVDAYAEIPLLTDGLLKHETLLEAEPDFVYSSFASFLTAENAGERTELHDLGVPTYLSEFDCTYHVAVAGGATFEMLFDEIETIAQIFDVPDGGEEVVAAQQAVVDEGLEIAKQVEGTPKLVWFYSTAASASTPSVAGPGGLPQTVTEMLGAENLFSDAATKWPEVSWDEIALRDPDVIILGDLTRGYPGDTAEEKIEFLKSDPLTSTMDAVINDRFIIVPGQYMDPSIHSVQALPTVAQGLVDLAVK; from the coding sequence ATGCGACTGAGAATCATTATCATTAGCGTGATCGCCGCGGCGACGCTGGGCCTCGCCGGTTGCGGCGCGGCATCCGGGCCCGCCTCGAACGACGCGGCTTCCGCCGCCGCCGGGGGAAGTGACGGCTTCCCCCTCACCGTCGAGAACTGCGACGCCGACGTCACGATCGAGCACACGCCGCAGCGGGCCGTGTCACTCAACCAATCCGCCACCGAGATCATGATCGCGCTGGGACTCGAAGATCGCATCGCAGGCACGTCGTACGAGACCGACCCCATCGGAGAGGACATCGTCGATGCCTATGCCGAGATCCCACTGCTGACCGACGGCCTCCTCAAGCACGAGACGCTGCTCGAGGCCGAACCGGACTTCGTCTACTCCTCCTTCGCATCGTTCCTCACCGCGGAGAACGCAGGAGAACGCACCGAGCTCCACGACCTCGGCGTCCCGACCTACCTCAGCGAGTTCGACTGCACCTATCACGTGGCGGTCGCGGGCGGAGCGACGTTCGAGATGCTCTTCGACGAGATCGAGACGATCGCGCAGATCTTCGACGTGCCGGATGGCGGCGAAGAAGTCGTCGCCGCCCAGCAGGCCGTCGTCGACGAGGGGCTCGAGATCGCGAAGCAGGTCGAAGGCACGCCGAAACTGGTGTGGTTCTACTCGACCGCGGCATCAGCATCCACACCTTCGGTCGCCGGACCCGGCGGACTGCCGCAGACCGTCACCGAGATGCTCGGCGCAGAGAACCTCTTCAGCGATGCGGCCACGAAATGGCCGGAGGTCAGCTGGGATGAGATCGCACTGCGCGACCCGGACGTGATCATTCTCGGCGACCTCACGCGCGGCTACCCAGGAGATACCGCCGAGGAGAAGATCGAGTTCCTCAAGAGCGATCCGCTGACCTCCACGATGGATGCCGTCATCAATGACCGCTTCATCATCGTCCCCGGCCAGTACATGGACCCGTCGATCCACAGCGTCCAGGCGCTCCCGACCGTGGCGCAGGGCCTCGTCGACCTGGCGGTGAAGTGA
- a CDS encoding class I SAM-dependent methyltransferase, translating to MTHAIEDLIRRWDDQQAAYITHREQRFEIMLDVVAHVCATTADVASDGTGLIAVDLACGPGSLSQRILERFPGARVIGIDYDPVLLALAGAWLGSRYGERFSALDADLAAPGWETQLPEGAVHVAVSSTALHWLRPAQLVALYDTLGTVLPPDGVFMDADHLRYDPASQPLLSRVAAADDERTQHEAHSRGVRTWDEWWTDAVALPELAQHAGERARRFAARPPTPHAPLELHLSALRAAGFAESGVIWRHYDDVVVLGRR from the coding sequence ATGACGCACGCGATCGAAGACCTGATCCGCCGCTGGGACGATCAACAAGCGGCGTACATCACGCACCGCGAGCAGCGCTTCGAGATCATGCTCGACGTCGTGGCTCATGTATGCGCGACAACCGCCGATGTGGCATCCGACGGCACCGGACTCATCGCAGTCGACCTCGCCTGCGGCCCGGGGAGTCTGTCGCAGCGGATTCTCGAGCGGTTCCCCGGCGCCCGTGTGATCGGCATCGACTACGACCCCGTTCTGCTCGCCCTTGCCGGCGCGTGGCTCGGCTCGAGGTACGGTGAGCGCTTCAGCGCTCTCGACGCAGACCTCGCGGCGCCCGGCTGGGAGACGCAGCTGCCGGAAGGTGCAGTGCACGTCGCCGTCTCCTCCACGGCGCTGCACTGGCTGCGGCCGGCGCAGCTGGTCGCGCTCTACGACACGCTCGGCACGGTGCTGCCACCGGACGGCGTCTTCATGGACGCGGATCACCTGCGCTACGACCCCGCCTCGCAGCCTCTCCTCAGCCGTGTCGCCGCCGCAGACGACGAGCGCACTCAGCACGAGGCGCATTCACGGGGCGTGCGGACTTGGGACGAATGGTGGACGGATGCTGTCGCGCTCCCGGAACTCGCACAGCACGCCGGCGAGCGTGCTCGCCGCTTCGCCGCTCGACCGCCGACACCGCATGCGCCGCTCGAGCTGCACCTCAGCGCGCTGCGCGCCGCCGGCTTCGCCGAGAGCGGTGTCATCTGGCGCCACTACGACGATGTCGTCGTCCTGGGACGCCGATGA